In Pantoea sp. Aalb, a single genomic region encodes these proteins:
- the rmuC gene encoding DNA recombination protein RmuC encodes MYQQLIISIVLAIICLGIGWIITYFRISYQHASFNTERHLLIEAQNQLQQNIKQLQHQLQEREQKLCQLNSALSNNQELLQQINYWRKESEKLSCELRNQIEINSKQEANLREVTIRLEETRFAFEEKQRLLTDSERRLSDQFENLANRIFENTGQRINEQNRQSFNSLIHPLRDKLDEFRRQMNDNLCQEIRDRDILVHEIHQLQQLNSKMAQEAINLTKALKGDNKIQGNWGEVVLSRVLENSGLREGHEYETQVSVQLEQQSRVQPDVIIKLPQGKNVIIDSKMTLVAYERYFNSEDEVIREKAIHEHLNAIRSHIQQLSQKDYQQLPGLRSLDYILMFIPIEPAFLLAINKQPELISEALQQNIMLVSPTTLFVALRTINNLWRYEHQSRNAQRIAERATRLYDKIRLFIDDMTNIGHSLDKAQNSYTLAMKKLSEGRGNLIAQSEAFRALGVEIKRPINSQLVEDSHQEVVDI; translated from the coding sequence ATGTATCAGCAACTGATTATTAGCATTGTATTAGCAATTATTTGTTTAGGTATTGGGTGGATTATCACTTATTTTCGTATTAGTTATCAACATGCTAGTTTTAATACAGAACGACATTTATTAATAGAAGCACAAAATCAACTACAACAAAATATCAAACAATTACAACATCAATTACAAGAACGTGAACAAAAATTATGTCAATTAAACAGTGCCCTTAGTAATAATCAAGAACTTTTACAACAAATAAACTATTGGCGTAAAGAAAGTGAAAAACTTAGTTGCGAATTACGCAATCAAATAGAAATTAATAGTAAACAGGAAGCAAATTTACGTGAAGTTACTATTCGTTTAGAAGAAACGCGTTTTGCTTTTGAAGAAAAACAACGACTACTTACTGATAGTGAAAGACGTTTAAGTGATCAGTTTGAAAATTTAGCTAATCGTATTTTTGAAAATACTGGACAACGTATTAACGAACAAAATCGACAAAGCTTTAACAGTCTTATTCATCCATTACGAGATAAATTAGATGAGTTTAGACGCCAAATGAATGATAATCTTTGCCAAGAAATACGCGATAGAGATATATTAGTACATGAAATTCATCAATTACAACAGCTGAATTCAAAAATGGCTCAAGAAGCTATTAATCTTACTAAAGCATTAAAAGGTGATAATAAAATTCAAGGGAATTGGGGTGAAGTAGTGCTGAGTCGTGTGCTGGAAAACTCTGGTCTTCGCGAAGGGCATGAATATGAAACTCAAGTAAGTGTACAGTTAGAACAGCAAAGTAGAGTACAGCCAGATGTAATAATTAAGTTACCACAGGGTAAAAATGTAATTATTGATTCTAAGATGACACTCGTAGCTTATGAGCGTTATTTTAACTCTGAAGATGAAGTCATACGAGAAAAAGCTATTCATGAGCATCTTAATGCAATACGTAGTCATATACAGCAATTAAGTCAAAAAGATTATCAACAATTACCTGGATTACGTTCTCTTGATTATATATTGATGTTTATTCCTATAGAGCCAGCATTTTTATTAGCAATTAATAAACAACCTGAGTTGATTAGTGAAGCACTTCAGCAAAATATTATGTTAGTAAGTCCTACTACATTGTTTGTAGCTTTACGTACCATAAACAATCTTTGGCGTTATGAACATCAAAGCCGTAATGCACAACGTATTGCTGAACGTGCTACACGTCTATACGATAAAATACGATTATTCATTGATGATATGACTAATATTGGACATAGCCTTGATAAAGCTCAGAATAGCTACACCTTAGCAATGAAAAAACTTTCTGAAGGTCGTGGTAATTTAATTGCTCAAAGTGAAGCTTTTCGTGCACTCGGCGTTGAAATTAAACGACCTATTAATTCACAATTAGTGGAAGATTCTCATCAAGAAGTAGTCGATATCTAA